A single Brevundimonas sp. SL130 DNA region contains:
- a CDS encoding DUF4169 family protein, which translates to MSEIINLNQARKARAKAEDRAKAAANRAAYGRTKEQKTALQIEQTRANRLLDGQKLNPRKSDAETQQD; encoded by the coding sequence ATGTCCGAGATCATCAACCTGAATCAGGCGCGCAAGGCGCGCGCCAAAGCCGAGGACAGGGCCAAGGCCGCCGCAAACCGCGCCGCCTATGGCCGCACCAAGGAACAGAAGACGGCCCTTCAAATAGAGCAGACGCGAGCGAACCGCCTGTTGGACGGCCAGAAATTGAACCCTCGGAAATCGGACGCCGAGACGCAGCAAGACTGA